Proteins found in one Bremerella volcania genomic segment:
- a CDS encoding DUF1552 domain-containing protein, with protein MPQPISRRTLLKGTGAALALPWLESMSHRSFGSETLSEPPKRVAFLFVPNGVRSDQWNPPKTEDGSFELTPMLQPLKDVKEEITLLENLWHKKTVGRNGHWPKVPAWLSGGFVERTSGRDINTGGISVDQVLASKIGDRTPLPSLELGVDAAYTGVDNVGGGFTRIYGSHIAWRDPHTPVPKEIVPRLAFDRLFRTTTAGPVVSGFNPNQKAVADSLARDDASVLDLVMEDAKSLRGKVGEGDRAKLDEYLESVRSVEKRIESSLKPQMRWINEGRFDLPRPGPGIPESHEEHVRLMLDIMVLAFWTDTTRISTFMLGNAQTGRNFSFIDGVRGSFHGLSHHRNEEKEREQYEKIVLWHLAQYAYLIDKMRSLDEGGRSLLDNSLVMYGSSIKDGNTHQEKDLPLLLAGKGGGNFKTNRRITAPKETPLCNMYVSLLRHMGVEAESFGDSTGHLEGWS; from the coding sequence ATGCCTCAGCCCATTTCACGACGGACGCTGCTCAAAGGTACCGGCGCGGCGTTGGCACTCCCGTGGCTCGAATCGATGAGCCATCGCAGCTTCGGCTCTGAAACGCTGAGCGAGCCACCGAAACGTGTCGCGTTCCTCTTCGTTCCCAATGGCGTGCGCAGCGATCAATGGAACCCGCCGAAGACGGAAGACGGCAGCTTCGAGTTGACGCCGATGCTTCAGCCGCTGAAGGACGTCAAAGAAGAGATTACCCTGCTGGAAAACCTGTGGCATAAGAAGACGGTCGGTCGCAATGGGCATTGGCCCAAGGTCCCGGCATGGCTCTCGGGGGGGTTCGTCGAACGAACATCCGGCCGCGACATCAACACCGGAGGCATTTCGGTCGACCAGGTACTCGCCAGCAAGATCGGCGATCGTACGCCGCTTCCATCTTTAGAGCTTGGCGTCGACGCGGCCTACACCGGCGTCGACAATGTCGGCGGAGGGTTTACTCGCATCTATGGCTCGCACATCGCCTGGCGCGATCCTCACACGCCGGTCCCGAAGGAAATCGTCCCGCGACTCGCCTTCGATCGCTTGTTCCGCACCACCACGGCCGGCCCGGTTGTTTCGGGATTCAATCCGAATCAAAAGGCCGTCGCCGATTCGCTGGCCCGAGACGATGCCAGCGTGCTCGACCTGGTGATGGAAGACGCCAAATCGCTACGCGGCAAAGTGGGAGAAGGGGACCGAGCGAAGCTGGACGAATACCTCGAGTCGGTGCGCAGCGTCGAGAAACGCATCGAGAGTTCGCTTAAGCCGCAGATGCGCTGGATCAACGAGGGACGCTTCGACCTGCCGCGGCCTGGGCCAGGCATCCCGGAAAGTCACGAGGAACACGTTCGCTTGATGCTCGATATCATGGTTCTCGCTTTCTGGACCGACACGACGCGCATCTCGACGTTCATGCTCGGCAACGCGCAAACTGGCCGGAACTTCAGCTTCATCGATGGAGTGCGTGGTTCGTTCCACGGCTTGTCGCACCATCGCAACGAGGAGAAGGAACGCGAGCAGTACGAAAAAATCGTGCTCTGGCACTTGGCACAATATGCCTACCTGATCGACAAGATGCGTAGCCTGGATGAGGGAGGCCGGTCGCTGCTGGACAACAGCCTGGTGATGTACGGTTCCAGCATCAAAGATGGCAATACTCACCAGGAAAAAGATCTTCCGCTCCTGCTGGCAGGCAAGGGGGGTGGCAACTTCAAAACCAATCGTCGCATCACTGCCCCAAAAGAGACTCCGTTGTGCAACATGTACGTCTCGTTGTTGCGGCACATGGGGGTCGAAGCCGAAAGTTTCGGCGATAGCACCGGCCACCTCGAAGGCTGGAGCTAG
- a CDS encoding protein-tyrosine phosphatase family protein codes for MRPEMIQALQEGVFPVTTRIAIGRFPAPGRCVYLLKQGFTHVLNVSDTPSLPSTRTAGFAEVKDFRIDDYLRIPTQEALEVVGTLHGMLNVPNSQVYLHCIAGQMRSPTVLWLYLVGLGMSEDAAKQMIAQHSPDAQPGHETLVDARLVASIKQWGQKLGYIDRAPLMKPASA; via the coding sequence ATGCGTCCGGAAATGATCCAAGCCCTGCAAGAAGGCGTGTTCCCTGTGACCACGCGAATCGCCATTGGGCGGTTTCCGGCTCCTGGACGATGTGTTTATTTGCTTAAGCAAGGATTCACACACGTCCTCAACGTGAGCGATACACCGAGTCTTCCGTCGACTCGTACGGCGGGGTTTGCCGAGGTGAAGGACTTTCGGATCGACGATTATCTGCGAATTCCTACGCAAGAGGCCTTGGAGGTCGTTGGTACGCTGCACGGTATGTTGAACGTGCCCAACTCGCAGGTTTATCTGCACTGCATCGCCGGCCAGATGCGTAGTCCGACCGTTTTGTGGTTGTACCTGGTGGGGCTGGGCATGAGCGAAGATGCCGCGAAACAGATGATTGCCCAGCACAGCCCAGATGCGCAGCCTGGGCACGAGACGTTGGTCGACGCCAGACTGGTAGCCAGCATCAAACAGTGGGGACAGAAGCTCGGCTATATCGATCGTGCGCCGCTGATGAAGCCTGCCAGTGCATAA
- a CDS encoding transporter, with protein sequence MARLWILWTFVAIIAVAPSVSRAQFPMESIAEDAFEEFELEEEEEDEIETDRDSFTPSTSVVGTGYMVFESAYSIVDNRGVPETHSFPEIITRYGISENVELRLGWNYEVGGAGNPISGNVPDQFEEEAELERESTLLYGAKFLLTEQCGWTPEGSLIVQGFTPTSGEANDSSLSMTYVGGWKLANNWVWDSALRYSTGSQEEDHFNVWAPSSVIKVPFCERWKGHVEYFGIFTEGREAESTQHFISPGVHYLINPDFEIGVRVGWGLNDQSPNFFSNVGVGLRF encoded by the coding sequence ATGGCTCGCCTATGGATTCTCTGGACCTTTGTGGCAATCATTGCGGTTGCTCCTAGTGTCAGCCGTGCGCAATTCCCCATGGAAAGCATCGCCGAAGACGCCTTCGAGGAATTTGAACTCGAAGAGGAAGAAGAGGACGAGATCGAGACCGATCGCGATTCGTTCACGCCGTCGACATCCGTCGTCGGAACCGGATACATGGTCTTTGAATCGGCCTACTCGATCGTCGACAACCGTGGTGTCCCAGAGACCCACAGTTTCCCCGAGATCATCACGCGATACGGCATCTCCGAGAACGTCGAACTTCGCTTGGGTTGGAACTACGAAGTGGGGGGAGCCGGCAATCCGATTTCTGGTAACGTCCCGGATCAGTTCGAGGAAGAAGCCGAACTCGAACGAGAAAGCACACTGCTATACGGTGCGAAGTTTCTGCTCACCGAACAGTGTGGCTGGACGCCTGAGGGCTCATTGATCGTCCAAGGCTTCACACCCACCAGCGGCGAAGCGAACGACAGTAGCCTATCAATGACGTACGTCGGGGGCTGGAAACTGGCCAACAATTGGGTTTGGGACTCGGCACTACGCTATAGCACCGGCAGCCAGGAAGAAGACCACTTCAACGTCTGGGCCCCCTCGTCAGTCATCAAGGTACCCTTTTGCGAACGTTGGAAAGGACACGTCGAATACTTCGGGATCTTCACCGAAGGACGCGAAGCGGAAAGCACCCAACACTTCATCAGCCCTGGCGTGCACTATTTGATCAACCCCGACTTCGAAATCGGCGTCCGAGTCGGCTGGGGCCTCAACGACCAGTCCCCCAACTTCTTCAGTAACGTGGGTGTGGGGCTGCGGTTTTAG
- a CDS encoding leucine-rich repeat domain-containing protein, with amino-acid sequence MPRFLRQFGLRTLLIFCTLAAGCFGLWRWHMTWVDQQREFASQIADAGGNVRWKTWGPQWMHKAFGSFYFSEIVAVDLNHKRIEHKHVGLLRQLPTLEELYLAGTDLQGQSLVVLENLPKLRKLALWNTRLKNDALQHVGKLKKLETLDIHRTAMTEEGLVHLRNHPRLKVLRYDMPLGEVGVDHLATIENLELTMLTVHGGSEKTFRQLRDHFEILSLKMHSPENDQWAKYLAGHPTLVALQITDAPVQTDQFADLLSQNTLTTIRLDRVPIDDETLSEVPGAFRLKRLSLHETNVTATGLLTCLGPSATDIQIRDSWLKLSDSNAKREVDWIGSMTGEDLAALVNCRKLTAMTFFSVKFRGEIDFAFLPELKSLQHITIGHQEHYPVMMHLDSLTKLESVVLFPFNNATPDELAELASIKSLEKLALPHSPISDEQLKAICTITQLKQLNIQGANITDEGMKSIVELKSLEELDIAECRKLTDQSLLYVSQLKQLRRLDIAGTNITDQGFKHLHGMPKLFDIQVGGTKHTPEGFRQLYKSLPVSEDHLEEHIP; translated from the coding sequence ATGCCTCGCTTTCTACGCCAATTCGGACTGCGCACCCTGCTGATCTTTTGCACGTTGGCGGCCGGGTGTTTCGGTCTGTGGCGGTGGCACATGACCTGGGTTGATCAGCAGCGTGAGTTTGCCTCGCAGATCGCCGATGCAGGCGGTAATGTGCGCTGGAAAACTTGGGGGCCCCAGTGGATGCACAAGGCTTTTGGAAGCTTCTATTTCTCCGAAATCGTGGCCGTCGATCTGAATCACAAGCGAATCGAACATAAACACGTTGGACTTCTCAGGCAGCTACCGACGCTGGAAGAACTGTATCTGGCGGGAACCGATCTCCAGGGGCAAAGCCTAGTGGTGCTCGAAAACTTGCCCAAGCTTCGCAAGCTGGCTTTGTGGAACACGCGTCTTAAGAACGACGCCTTGCAGCATGTCGGCAAACTGAAAAAACTGGAGACACTCGATATTCATCGAACCGCGATGACCGAAGAGGGGCTAGTGCATCTGCGAAACCATCCCCGCTTGAAAGTCCTGCGCTACGACATGCCGCTCGGCGAAGTGGGCGTCGATCACCTTGCCACGATCGAGAACCTTGAACTGACCATGCTTACGGTCCACGGCGGATCAGAGAAAACGTTCCGGCAACTGCGCGACCATTTCGAGATCCTGTCGCTTAAAATGCACTCCCCCGAGAACGATCAGTGGGCGAAGTACCTGGCTGGCCATCCCACCTTGGTCGCATTACAGATCACCGATGCTCCGGTGCAAACGGATCAGTTTGCCGACCTTTTGTCACAGAACACGCTGACCACAATCAGGCTGGATAGAGTGCCGATTGACGATGAAACGCTATCTGAGGTGCCGGGTGCTTTTCGGCTTAAGAGATTATCGCTACACGAAACCAACGTCACCGCGACGGGGCTGCTCACCTGCCTCGGCCCCTCGGCAACCGATATTCAGATCAGGGATAGCTGGCTGAAGCTGTCTGACAGTAACGCAAAGCGGGAAGTGGACTGGATCGGCTCCATGACCGGCGAAGACCTGGCGGCTCTGGTCAACTGTCGTAAGCTGACGGCAATGACTTTCTTCTCGGTGAAATTCCGGGGTGAGATCGATTTCGCGTTTCTCCCTGAACTGAAATCACTCCAGCACATTACGATTGGGCATCAAGAGCATTACCCCGTCATGATGCATCTCGATTCATTGACCAAGTTGGAGTCCGTTGTCCTTTTTCCTTTCAATAATGCGACGCCTGATGAGTTGGCCGAGTTAGCATCGATCAAGTCATTGGAAAAACTAGCACTACCGCATTCCCCTATTTCCGATGAACAGTTGAAGGCCATCTGCACAATCACGCAACTCAAGCAGCTGAACATTCAAGGCGCCAACATAACCGACGAAGGGATGAAGTCGATCGTCGAGCTGAAGAGCCTCGAAGAGCTTGATATTGCCGAGTGTCGTAAATTGACCGACCAGTCCCTGCTGTACGTCAGCCAATTGAAACAATTGCGGCGTCTTGATATCGCCGGAACAAACATCACCGACCAAGGCTTCAAGCATTTGCACGGAATGCCAAAACTCTTCGATATCCAAGTCGGTGGGACAAAACATACCCCGGAAGGATTTCGGCAGCTGTATAAATCGTTGCCGGTCAGCGAAGATCACCTCGAAGAGCACATCCCGTAA
- a CDS encoding DUF1592 domain-containing protein gives MHLDLVNARSILYLAILGLVAVLPTSSWGLEPEAADHFETKIRPVLETYCAACHDPEDPDNHIKFLEANTAADIQHLRGIWGSTAAQLRNRTMPPPDEDQPSEKARLELAQWIDDHLRATACELGPYAGNVTTRRLNRLEYENTIRDLVGPELGYHETFPTDGGGGEGFNNNGETLFLPPMLMERYVEAAQEILDAAIVTPALHEQYSGDQLIPAGDAQESGARLLQPGQELTAGTVIYVSGDYELTIDTRNSTKEDLRLVLKLDGLPADRFKLNSKYEEQSFSTTVRLNRGFHAVAVYNPKEQPNIELLRLKVKELGIKRPQDAQKFHDRIFQAQDGKYAKDRAAATKLIHQFAAKAFRRPVSDDELKPFFALYDRGVSRNDPYEECVKLALKGILVSPHFLFRIEATPTSSELQRINDYELATRLSYFLWSSMPDQRLFDLARQGKLHQTPILKAEVQRMLQDPKANIFFDTFTGQWLGTKEVGGSVSPINGEYRDVYSSELAADFREEAVQLTTYIARENRSILDFLDADYSFLNDRLAKHYGLPQVKGRELRKVEVANGQRGGLLGLGGVHMVTSYPQRSSPVLRGAWVLETLLGTPVPSPPADIPALPKKVSEKDPKTFREKLEKHRDNPSCAACHDLIDPIGFGLDNYDLLGRWRDKTENGKPVDATGILPSGEKFAGPGELKKILLERKQEFARHFSRKVLGYALGRSLEDPDSCTIESLVTSLEENDYRFQTLIEEIVISTPFGYRQVVPLPAHSSH, from the coding sequence ATGCATCTCGACCTTGTTAATGCGCGGAGCATTCTTTACCTGGCCATCCTCGGGCTGGTCGCTGTTTTGCCGACATCATCTTGGGGCCTGGAGCCAGAAGCCGCGGATCACTTCGAGACGAAGATTCGCCCCGTCCTCGAAACCTACTGCGCTGCCTGCCATGATCCGGAAGACCCTGACAATCACATCAAGTTCCTCGAGGCCAACACGGCCGCGGATATTCAGCATTTGCGCGGTATTTGGGGCAGCACGGCCGCGCAGCTTCGCAATCGGACGATGCCTCCGCCGGATGAAGACCAACCCAGTGAGAAGGCGCGACTGGAACTGGCCCAGTGGATTGACGATCACTTGCGAGCCACCGCCTGCGAGCTTGGTCCCTACGCCGGCAATGTGACGACACGCCGTTTGAATCGCCTGGAGTACGAGAACACCATCCGCGATCTCGTTGGCCCTGAGCTTGGCTATCACGAGACCTTTCCGACTGACGGCGGAGGAGGCGAAGGCTTCAACAACAACGGCGAAACGCTCTTCCTGCCGCCGATGCTCATGGAACGCTACGTGGAAGCGGCTCAAGAGATTCTCGACGCGGCGATCGTCACGCCCGCTTTACACGAGCAGTACTCCGGTGATCAGCTGATCCCAGCCGGCGACGCGCAAGAAAGCGGAGCACGCCTCTTACAGCCCGGACAAGAGCTGACCGCCGGTACCGTGATTTACGTCAGTGGGGACTACGAGCTGACGATCGACACACGCAACTCGACGAAAGAGGATCTCCGGCTCGTCTTGAAGCTCGATGGCCTTCCAGCCGATCGATTCAAGCTGAACTCGAAGTATGAAGAGCAATCGTTCAGCACGACCGTCCGCCTGAATCGCGGCTTTCACGCCGTCGCGGTTTACAATCCCAAGGAACAACCCAACATCGAACTACTTCGTTTGAAAGTGAAGGAACTGGGCATCAAACGTCCCCAAGACGCGCAGAAGTTTCACGACCGAATCTTCCAAGCCCAAGACGGCAAGTATGCCAAAGACCGAGCCGCGGCGACCAAGCTGATTCACCAGTTCGCAGCGAAGGCCTTTCGTCGTCCTGTCAGTGATGACGAGCTGAAACCATTTTTCGCTCTGTACGACCGTGGCGTAAGCCGTAACGATCCCTACGAGGAATGCGTCAAACTGGCACTCAAGGGCATCCTGGTTTCACCCCATTTCCTGTTCCGGATCGAAGCAACGCCCACGTCCTCCGAGTTGCAGCGAATCAACGACTATGAACTGGCCACGCGGCTGTCGTACTTCCTATGGTCGAGCATGCCGGATCAGCGTTTGTTCGACCTGGCCAGGCAGGGGAAACTTCACCAGACACCGATTCTTAAAGCGGAAGTGCAGCGCATGCTGCAAGACCCGAAAGCCAATATCTTTTTCGATACCTTCACCGGGCAGTGGCTTGGCACTAAAGAAGTGGGCGGAAGCGTTTCGCCGATCAATGGCGAATACCGCGACGTCTACTCCAGCGAGTTAGCGGCCGACTTTCGCGAGGAAGCTGTTCAGTTAACCACCTATATAGCCCGGGAGAATCGATCGATCCTTGATTTCCTCGACGCCGACTATAGCTTCCTCAACGATCGCCTGGCCAAGCACTATGGGCTGCCCCAGGTCAAGGGACGCGAGCTGCGAAAGGTCGAAGTCGCCAACGGCCAACGCGGCGGTTTACTGGGACTAGGCGGCGTGCATATGGTGACCTCGTACCCGCAGCGATCGAGCCCGGTGCTGCGGGGTGCTTGGGTCTTGGAAACGTTGCTCGGGACGCCGGTTCCCAGCCCACCGGCCGACATTCCGGCCCTGCCTAAAAAGGTGAGCGAGAAAGATCCCAAGACGTTCCGCGAGAAGTTGGAAAAGCATCGCGACAATCCTTCCTGTGCGGCGTGTCACGACTTGATCGACCCGATCGGTTTCGGCCTGGATAACTACGACTTGTTGGGGCGTTGGCGCGATAAGACCGAGAACGGCAAGCCCGTCGATGCCACTGGTATTCTTCCCTCTGGAGAAAAGTTTGCTGGCCCAGGCGAGCTGAAAAAGATTCTGCTGGAAAGAAAGCAGGAATTCGCTCGTCATTTCAGCCGAAAAGTCTTAGGTTATGCATTAGGACGTAGCCTGGAAGATCCCGACAGCTGCACGATTGAATCGCTGGTCACGTCGCTCGAAGAAAACGACTATCGCTTTCAAACGCTGATCGAAGAAATTGTGATCAGCACGCCGTTTGGCTATCGCCAAGTGGTGCCATTGCCTGCCCACTCCTCCCACTAA
- a CDS encoding ribonucleotide-diphosphate reductase subunit beta: MSTPSLGFDTEMTGTQRVNASEKRLINAHQVDVNQLMPLKYHWAWEHYLNGCANHWMPTEVPMTKDIETWRSDKLTEDERKVIMRNLGFFSTAESLVGNNLVLAIFKHVTNAEARQYLLRQAFEEAIHSHTFLYVVESLGLNEGEVFNMYHEVPAITKKDEFEMNLTREVLDPDFKTDSYEGIQTFLKNLIGYYIIMEGIFFYTGFVMVLSFHRRNLMTGIGEQFQYILRDETVHLNFGIDLINGIKEENPDVWTEEFQQSIIDLIHEAVELEIAYAADCLPNGILGLNRDLFRDYVHHIADRRLERIGLPKQFNQSNNPFPWMSETMDLAKEKNFFETRVTEYQSSSGLNWD; encoded by the coding sequence ATGTCTACTCCAAGCCTCGGCTTCGATACCGAAATGACTGGAACGCAGCGCGTTAACGCCAGTGAAAAGCGTCTGATCAACGCCCACCAGGTTGACGTGAACCAACTGATGCCGCTGAAGTATCACTGGGCCTGGGAGCATTACCTTAATGGTTGCGCCAATCACTGGATGCCTACCGAAGTTCCCATGACCAAGGACATTGAAACCTGGCGGAGCGACAAGCTGACCGAAGATGAACGTAAGGTCATCATGCGGAACCTCGGTTTCTTCTCCACCGCGGAAAGCCTGGTGGGTAACAACCTGGTGCTGGCCATCTTCAAGCATGTGACCAACGCCGAAGCTCGCCAGTACCTGCTGCGTCAGGCCTTTGAAGAAGCGATCCACTCGCATACGTTCCTGTACGTGGTGGAAAGCCTGGGCCTCAACGAAGGCGAAGTCTTCAACATGTATCACGAAGTCCCGGCGATCACCAAGAAGGACGAGTTCGAGATGAACTTGACCCGCGAAGTGCTCGACCCAGACTTCAAGACCGACTCGTACGAAGGAATTCAAACCTTCCTGAAGAACCTGATCGGTTATTACATCATCATGGAAGGCATCTTCTTCTATACCGGTTTCGTGATGGTGCTTTCGTTCCATCGGCGTAACTTGATGACCGGCATCGGCGAGCAGTTTCAGTACATCCTGCGTGACGAAACGGTTCACTTGAACTTTGGTATCGACCTGATCAACGGCATCAAGGAAGAGAACCCCGACGTCTGGACCGAAGAGTTCCAGCAGTCGATCATCGACCTGATTCACGAAGCGGTCGAACTGGAAATCGCCTACGCTGCGGACTGCCTGCCCAACGGCATCCTCGGTCTGAACCGTGACCTGTTCCGCGATTACGTGCATCACATTGCTGATCGCCGCCTGGAACGTATCGGCTTGCCGAAGCAGTTCAACCAGTCGAACAACCCGTTCCCCTGGATGAGCGAAACGATGGACCTCGCCAAAGAAAAGAACTTCTTTGAAACGCGAGTCACCGAATACCAAAGCTCCAGCGGTCTCAACTGGGACTAG
- a CDS encoding ribonucleoside-diphosphate reductase subunit alpha, whose amino-acid sequence MESKKNPAGMKPAGSQQPVGDDVMTTVTTQVSLDVRKRDGRITSFESARVEQAIERAFRAEIGIADGQPIEAALQQQIAEITTNVVNQIENRPFSRDGVDVETIQDAVEIQLMRHGHFSVARRYILYREQHAKLRALRAVESEGTLQAPRIHVKMETGEKQPFDATRMRRRIYSAVRGLEQNCSAEELVEETYRTLYDGITPQEIYRAMILASRSRIERDPDYDTVAARLMLMVIYNEALGHIHPNEDLAEVCQRQFEDYINVGIEAKRLSEKLREFDLAKIAAALRPERDAAFPYLGLQTIYDRYLLHVEGRRIETPQYFWMRVAMGLAWNEEDKEARAIEFYNILSTFRFTSATPTLFNAGTLHPQLSSCYLSTVMDDLEHIFKVVGDNAMLSKWAGGLGNDWSNIRATNAHIKGTNGQSQGVIPFLKVVNDTAIAVNQGGKRKGAVCSYLESWHLDIEEFLDLRKNTGDDRRRTHDMHTANWIPDLFMKRVRENGQWTLFSPDEVPDLHDLYGKRFQERYEHYEQLADEGKIRMFRRINALELWRKMLTRLFETGHPWITWKDPSNVRSPQDHVGVVHSSNLCTEILLNTSKEETAVCNLGSINMVAHVKDGKLDHEKLRETVTTAVRMLDNVIDINYYPTAEAGNSNRKHRPVGMGLMGFQDALYALGVGYASEEAVEFADESMEAISYYALLASSSLAEERGTYETYKGSKWDRGILPIDSMEVLEQERGLPIDIDRSSKLDWQVVRDAIAKNGMRNSNVMAIAPTATISTIIGVAQSIEPTYKNLFVKSNLSGEFPQINRRMVQDLKELGLWDSDMIESLKYYDGGLLEIDRIPDDIKQKYLTAFEVAPQWLIECAARRQKWLDMGQSLNLYMSEPSGKKLHEMYFLAWNKGLKTTYYLRTLSATQVEKSTVDVNKFGIQPRWMKNQSASANIKVDRDKTAQSNDLDQLPEQQPEAKTCNLDGDCESCQ is encoded by the coding sequence ATGGAATCAAAGAAGAACCCGGCCGGCATGAAACCGGCTGGTAGTCAGCAACCTGTAGGAGACGATGTCATGACGACAGTGACGACCCAGGTATCTTTGGACGTCCGCAAACGGGATGGCCGAATTACTTCCTTCGAATCGGCCCGCGTCGAGCAAGCGATCGAGCGAGCCTTTCGAGCGGAAATTGGGATCGCCGATGGCCAGCCCATCGAAGCGGCCTTGCAACAGCAGATCGCAGAGATCACGACGAACGTGGTCAACCAGATCGAGAATCGACCGTTCAGCCGCGATGGCGTGGACGTGGAAACGATTCAGGACGCCGTTGAAATTCAGTTGATGCGACACGGGCACTTCTCGGTCGCCCGCCGCTATATCCTCTACCGAGAACAGCATGCCAAGCTGCGTGCTCTGCGTGCGGTCGAATCAGAAGGGACGCTGCAAGCTCCACGCATTCACGTGAAGATGGAAACGGGCGAGAAGCAGCCGTTCGACGCGACTCGCATGCGTCGCCGGATCTATTCGGCCGTTCGTGGTCTGGAGCAAAACTGCTCGGCGGAAGAACTCGTCGAGGAAACCTACCGCACGCTGTACGACGGCATTACGCCACAAGAGATCTACCGAGCCATGATCCTGGCTTCGCGTAGCCGCATCGAACGCGACCCGGACTACGACACCGTCGCTGCCCGGCTGATGCTGATGGTGATCTACAACGAAGCGTTGGGTCACATTCATCCCAACGAAGACCTGGCCGAAGTCTGCCAGCGTCAGTTCGAGGACTACATCAACGTTGGTATCGAAGCCAAGCGTCTGTCGGAAAAGCTGCGTGAGTTCGACCTCGCGAAGATCGCCGCGGCCCTGCGTCCCGAACGTGACGCTGCGTTTCCTTACCTCGGCCTGCAAACGATTTACGATCGTTACCTGCTGCACGTCGAAGGCCGCCGCATCGAAACGCCTCAGTACTTCTGGATGCGTGTGGCGATGGGGCTGGCTTGGAACGAAGAGGATAAAGAAGCTCGGGCAATCGAGTTCTACAACATCTTGTCGACCTTCCGCTTCACTTCGGCGACGCCAACGCTGTTCAATGCCGGTACGCTGCATCCGCAGCTCAGCTCGTGCTACTTGAGCACCGTCATGGACGACCTGGAGCACATCTTCAAGGTGGTCGGCGACAACGCCATGCTCAGCAAATGGGCCGGCGGTCTGGGCAACGACTGGTCGAACATTCGTGCCACCAACGCCCACATCAAGGGAACCAACGGCCAAAGCCAGGGCGTGATTCCGTTCCTCAAGGTCGTCAACGACACCGCGATCGCCGTCAACCAAGGTGGTAAGCGTAAGGGGGCCGTCTGCTCGTACCTCGAATCGTGGCACTTGGACATCGAGGAATTCCTCGACCTGCGTAAGAACACCGGTGACGATCGTCGTCGTACGCACGACATGCACACCGCCAACTGGATTCCTGACTTGTTCATGAAGCGAGTCCGTGAGAATGGCCAGTGGACACTGTTCAGCCCAGACGAAGTACCAGATCTGCACGATCTGTACGGCAAGAGGTTCCAAGAGCGATACGAGCACTACGAACAACTGGCCGATGAAGGCAAGATCCGCATGTTCCGCCGCATCAATGCTTTGGAACTGTGGCGCAAGATGCTGACTCGCTTGTTCGAGACAGGCCACCCATGGATCACCTGGAAAGATCCATCGAACGTTCGTTCGCCTCAAGATCACGTCGGCGTGGTCCACAGCAGCAACCTCTGCACCGAGATCCTGCTGAACACCTCGAAGGAAGAAACGGCCGTCTGCAACCTGGGTAGCATCAACATGGTTGCCCACGTCAAAGATGGTAAGCTCGACCACGAGAAGCTGCGAGAAACGGTCACCACCGCGGTCCGTATGCTCGACAACGTGATCGACATCAACTACTACCCAACCGCCGAAGCTGGCAACTCGAACCGCAAGCATCGCCCGGTGGGCATGGGCCTGATGGGCTTCCAAGATGCCCTGTACGCTTTGGGTGTTGGCTACGCCAGCGAAGAAGCGGTCGAGTTCGCCGACGAGAGCATGGAAGCCATCTCGTACTACGCTTTGCTTGCTTCCAGCAGCCTGGCCGAAGAACGCGGCACCTACGAGACCTACAAGGGCTCGAAGTGGGATCGCGGCATCCTGCCAATCGACTCGATGGAAGTCCTGGAGCAGGAACGCGGCCTGCCGATCGATATCGATCGCAGCTCGAAGCTTGACTGGCAAGTCGTTCGCGATGCGATCGCCAAGAATGGTATGCGTAACAGCAACGTGATGGCCATCGCTCCGACCGCGACCATTTCCACGATCATTGGTGTCGCCCAGTCGATCGAACCAACCTACAAGAACCTGTTCGTGAAGAGCAATCTTTCCGGCGAGTTCCCCCAGATCAACCGCCGCATGGTGCAGGATCTGAAGGAACTGGGGTTGTGGGATTCGGACATGATCGAATCGCTGAAGTACTACGACGGCGGTTTGCTGGAAATCGATCGCATTCCGGACGACATCAAGCAGAAGTACCTGACCGCGTTCGAGGTCGCTCCACAGTGGCTGATCGAATGTGCCGCTCGCCGTCAGAAGTGGCTGGACATGGGGCAATCGCTCAACTTGTACATGTCCGAACCAAGCGGCAAGAAGCTGCACGAGATGTACTTCCTGGCTTGGAACAAAGGCCTCAAGACGACCTACTACCTGCGAACGCTCAGTGCGACCCAGGTCGAAAAGTCGACGGTCGACGTCAACAAGTTCGGTATTCAGCCACGCTGGATGAAGAACCAGAGTGCTTCGGCCAATATCAAGGTCGATCGCGACAAGACGGCCCAGTCCAATGATCTGGATCAACTTCCAGAACAGCAGCCGGAAGCCAAGACCTGCAACCTGGACGGCGACTGCGAATCGTGCCAATAA